The following coding sequences are from one Candidatus Kapaibacterium sp. window:
- a CDS encoding ankyrin repeat domain-containing protein, with translation MKLKMFCKICLYLASFFILFTPLLSSDLNQKLVEAAYEGNLIEVERLIDLGADVHSKDKMGETALMKASKFGNTEIVKLLLEKGADVNSTDNDGVTSLFKACRHLNLEIVKFLIKNGAEVNTSTNLGWTPLHEASNWGRIETVKLLLLKGANINAKGDGGTGGTPLYAAILNGHLDIMKLLIQKGADVNARNHFGKTILHWGIKSGNIYIAKLLIEKGADVNAKDDYGNTPLHEASKAGRLEIVKLLLQKGANRAFLISHKLTQWWFCNDYNDNRCIESVRFTFENKSFSHISSITLMLTIECNENVIYKKKHTVSIDLAHGEVGTCRTFNLANDVWACSDYDFNDNKENIKIHVDVLSVK, from the coding sequence ATGAAACTGAAAATGTTTTGCAAAATCTGCCTATACTTGGCATCCTTTTTCATTTTATTTACTCCACTGCTCAGTTCTGATTTGAATCAAAAACTTGTAGAAGCAGCCTATGAAGGTAATTTAATCGAAGTCGAAAGATTGATTGATTTAGGTGCTGATGTTCATTCTAAAGATAAAATGGGCGAGACTGCCCTAATGAAGGCAAGCAAGTTTGGAAACACTGAAATAGTAAAACTTCTTTTGGAAAAAGGTGCAGATGTTAACTCTACCGATAATGATGGAGTGACATCGCTTTTTAAGGCATGTAGACATCTAAATTTAGAAATTGTCAAGTTTTTGATAAAAAATGGAGCCGAAGTGAATACTTCAACTAATTTGGGTTGGACACCGCTCCATGAGGCAAGCAACTGGGGACGTATAGAAACTGTTAAGCTATTACTGCTAAAAGGAGCTAATATAAATGCTAAAGGTGATGGTGGTACTGGTGGTACTCCTCTCTATGCTGCAATCTTGAATGGACATTTGGATATTATGAAGCTTTTAATACAAAAAGGTGCTGATGTGAATGCTAGAAATCATTTCGGCAAAACTATACTCCATTGGGGAATTAAGAGTGGTAATATTTATATAGCGAAGCTATTGATAGAAAAAGGAGCTGATGTGAATGCTAAAGATGATTATGGTAATACACCGCTCCATGAGGCGAGTAAGGCAGGACGTTTAGAAATTGTCAAGCTTTTGTTGCAAAAAGGAGCAAACAGAGCTTTCTTAATAAGTCACAAACTAACACAGTGGTGGTTCTGTAATGATTATAATGATAATAGATGTATTGAAAGTGTTCGTTTTACTTTTGAAAATAAATCGTTTTCTCACATTTCAAGCATTACTTTAATGTTAACAATCGAATGTAACGAAAATGTGATTTATAAGAAAAAACACACTGTAAGTATAGATTTAGCTCATGGAGAAGTTGGTACATGCAGAACGTTCAATCTCGCTAATGATGTTTGGGCTTGCTCGGATTATGATTTTAATGATAATAAAGAGAATATCAAAATTCATGTTGATGTCTTATCGGTTAAGTAG
- the ftcD gene encoding glutamate formimidoyltransferase, whose protein sequence is MKKIIECVPNFSEGRNKEIIEAIAEAIRQTEGVTLLDVDPGYSTNRTVYTFVGDEVSVVEGALAAARVAHKLIDMSKQTGEHPRMGALDVCPFIPVRGATMEDCVDCAKRFAENASTELGIPIYLYEYASTQEHRKTLPQIRQGEYEGFAKKIKLPEWKPDYGPAEFIPKWGATVTGARFFLIAYNVNVLGTHNQAHRIALNLREAGRGEGEPGKLKEVKALGWFVEEYGMAQISINLTNYKVTPIHIAFEEAKKEAEILKVGIAGSEMVGLVPLEAMLMSAEYYIEKENLFILEDEQKIKLVIDRLGLNSIAQFDPKKRVIEYMIDEKKDEPLANLSVRDFVESIAARTSAPGGGSASAAIAAIGAALGCMVAQLTYGFRKFEHLDDKMREIIPNLLKVSRELIPMIDADTNAFGDYMEALRMPKGTDEEKAERIAAMQKGLKSAIEVPLNTMRFADSAWEAMLETAKYGNISSKSDIEVGAKALETGIWGAWRNVMINMDGIKDAEFKAIKTKEADELVQRASLKSKEIIDLLAARKS, encoded by the coding sequence ATGAAAAAAATAATCGAATGTGTTCCGAATTTTTCTGAAGGACGAAATAAAGAAATAATTGAAGCTATTGCTGAAGCTATCAGGCAAACTGAGGGCGTCACACTGCTCGATGTTGACCCGGGCTATTCCACAAATCGCACTGTCTATACTTTCGTAGGTGATGAAGTCAGCGTTGTCGAAGGTGCATTGGCAGCTGCAAGAGTTGCACATAAACTAATTGACATGAGCAAACAAACAGGCGAGCATCCGCGAATGGGTGCATTGGACGTTTGTCCATTCATTCCGGTTCGTGGTGCCACGATGGAAGATTGTGTTGATTGTGCCAAGCGTTTTGCTGAAAATGCTTCTACAGAGCTCGGAATCCCGATTTATTTGTACGAATATGCCTCAACTCAAGAACACCGCAAAACTTTGCCACAAATACGTCAGGGAGAATACGAAGGCTTTGCGAAGAAAATCAAATTGCCCGAATGGAAGCCGGATTACGGACCTGCGGAATTTATCCCCAAATGGGGCGCAACAGTCACAGGTGCGAGATTTTTCCTGATTGCTTACAATGTGAACGTACTCGGCACACACAATCAGGCTCACCGCATTGCACTCAATCTTCGTGAAGCAGGCAGGGGAGAAGGCGAACCCGGCAAATTGAAAGAAGTGAAGGCTTTGGGCTGGTTTGTTGAGGAATACGGCATGGCTCAAATTTCGATTAATCTCACAAATTACAAAGTCACGCCGATTCATATAGCATTTGAGGAAGCCAAAAAAGAAGCAGAAATCCTCAAAGTCGGCATTGCAGGCTCGGAAATGGTCGGGCTTGTTCCCTTGGAGGCTATGTTGATGTCAGCTGAATATTACATCGAAAAGGAAAACCTCTTCATACTCGAAGATGAGCAAAAAATCAAGCTCGTGATTGACAGATTGGGACTGAATTCCATTGCTCAATTCGACCCTAAAAAGCGCGTAATAGAGTACATGATTGATGAGAAAAAAGATGAACCTTTGGCAAATTTGAGCGTCCGCGATTTCGTGGAATCAATTGCGGCAAGAACTTCTGCTCCGGGCGGTGGTTCGGCATCTGCGGCAATTGCTGCTATTGGTGCCGCTTTGGGTTGTATGGTTGCACAGTTGACTTACGGTTTCAGAAAATTTGAGCATCTCGACGACAAAATGAGGGAGATTATTCCAAATCTTCTGAAAGTAAGCCGCGAACTTATTCCAATGATTGATGCTGATACAAACGCTTTTGGCGATTACATGGAAGCGCTCAGAATGCCTAAAGGCACTGATGAAGAAAAAGCCGAACGAATTGCAGCTATGCAAAAAGGTTTGAAATCGGCTATCGAAGTGCCTTTGAATACTATGAGATTTGCCGATTCAGCTTGGGAAGCAATGCTCGAAACAGCAAAATATGGCAATATTAGCTCGAAATCTGACATAGAAGTTGGCGCCAAAGCCCTCGAAACAGGCATTTGGGGTGCATGGAGAAACGTTATGATAAATATGGACGGCATCAAAGATGCTGAGTTTAAAGCCATAAAAACGAAAGAAGCCGATGAACTCGTCCAACGTGCATCGCTCAAATCCAAAGAAATAATAGATTTGTTAGCAGCCAGAAAAAGCTAA
- a CDS encoding glycogen synthase: MNILLASTEVAPYAKAGGLADITASLPIEWQKYGQNPIIIMPKYGFIDVHKYGFTPLDKTLIVPMGYWTEFARLWLGYLNGSRVPVYLVEHNEYFDRQGIYGDPKEYDDNDRRFIFFSRAVFEAAKALNFSPHIIHAHDFHTAFTMAFLKSYYNTDPHFSDTAGVYTIHNLAYQGKFNPHTAMLYSGFGMKEIFPGSWFEQFGAVNSMKTGIMFADKITTVSPTYAKEIRYDYYSEGLRDELNIRGADLVGILNGVYYDVWNPESDKYITHNYNADSLHLKQANKIEYLKSFGLDESDNLDMPLIGMVSRLTEQKGIDLIRIKLEHYLANNALRFTLLGNGESPYVDYFNYLKEKYPKNCFITIGYNENLSHRIFAASDFLLMPSRFEPCGLTQMYALKYGTIPIVRNTGGLADTVTEYIPDSGQGWGFTFWQYNADDFTYAIRRALSVYRQEPHWDLIRKNGMARNYSSAQSALDYLKVFKWAKEKAVSK, from the coding sequence ATGAATATACTATTAGCATCTACAGAAGTAGCACCCTATGCCAAAGCTGGCGGACTTGCCGATATAACGGCATCTTTGCCCATTGAATGGCAGAAATACGGACAAAATCCGATTATCATTATGCCCAAATATGGTTTCATAGATGTCCATAAGTACGGCTTCACACCTCTTGATAAAACCTTGATTGTCCCGATGGGATATTGGACAGAATTTGCTCGATTATGGCTTGGTTACCTCAATGGCTCGAGAGTTCCGGTGTATTTGGTCGAACATAATGAGTATTTTGATAGACAGGGAATATATGGTGACCCTAAGGAATATGATGATAATGACAGACGTTTCATCTTTTTTAGTCGAGCTGTTTTCGAGGCGGCAAAGGCTCTAAATTTTTCGCCTCATATTATTCATGCTCATGATTTTCATACTGCCTTTACTATGGCATTCCTCAAGTCATATTACAACACTGACCCTCACTTTTCGGACACAGCCGGTGTTTATACGATTCATAATTTAGCTTATCAAGGCAAATTCAATCCACATACAGCAATGTTATACTCAGGATTCGGAATGAAAGAAATTTTTCCCGGTTCGTGGTTTGAACAATTTGGTGCTGTTAATTCGATGAAAACAGGTATCATGTTTGCAGATAAAATCACGACGGTCAGCCCTACTTATGCAAAAGAAATTCGCTATGATTACTATAGCGAAGGCTTGCGTGACGAACTGAATATTCGCGGCGCTGATTTGGTAGGCATTTTGAACGGAGTTTATTACGATGTTTGGAATCCTGAAAGCGACAAATACATAACTCATAATTATAATGCCGATTCTTTGCATTTGAAGCAAGCTAACAAAATTGAGTATCTCAAATCATTTGGTTTGGACGAATCTGACAATCTCGATATGCCTCTCATTGGCATGGTTTCGCGATTGACCGAACAAAAAGGCATTGATTTGATTCGCATAAAATTAGAGCATTATTTGGCAAATAACGCTCTACGATTTACTTTGCTTGGTAATGGTGAATCGCCATATGTTGATTATTTCAACTATCTAAAAGAAAAATATCCCAAAAATTGTTTTATTACGATTGGTTACAATGAAAATTTGTCTCATAGGATATTTGCAGCTTCGGATTTTCTTTTGATGCCATCGCGATTTGAACCCTGCGGACTGACTCAAATGTATGCACTCAAATATGGTACTATTCCAATTGTCCGCAACACCGGCGGATTGGCAGATACAGTGACCGAATACATACCCGATAGTGGTCAAGGTTGGGGTTTTACATTTTGGCAATATAACGCAGACGATTTTACTTATGCAATACGCCGTGCTTTGTCTGTATATAGACAAGAGCCACATTGGGATTTGATACGTAAAAACGGAATGGCAAGAAACTATTCTTCAGCACAATCTGCTCTCGATTACCTCAAAGTATTCAAATGGGCGAAAGAAAAAGCGGTCTCAAAATGA
- the trxA gene encoding thioredoxin, translating into MQFLSKQEFIEKIFDFETKTEWEFSGSRPVVIDFYADWCGPCKVLSPVMEALSKEYDGKIDIYKIDTEQENELAAAFGIRSIPSVLFIPLNDKPRMSVGAMQKDDYKRAFNEIFGIPEPEVN; encoded by the coding sequence ATGCAATTTTTATCAAAACAAGAATTTATCGAAAAAATTTTTGATTTCGAAACGAAAACAGAATGGGAATTTTCAGGAAGCCGTCCGGTTGTAATCGATTTTTATGCTGATTGGTGTGGTCCATGCAAGGTGCTCTCACCTGTAATGGAAGCATTGTCAAAAGAATACGATGGCAAGATTGATATTTACAAAATTGATACAGAACAAGAAAATGAATTGGCGGCTGCTTTCGGTATCAGAAGCATACCTTCAGTATTGTTCATCCCATTGAATGATAAACCGCGTATGTCGGTTGGTGCAATGCAAAAAGACGATTACAAACGTGCATTCAACGAAATATTTGGAATTCCCGAACCGGAAGTTAACTAA
- the alr gene encoding alanine racemase, with protein sequence MRSTIAKINVANLKHNLQMMRQVAQKMEIMPVVKADAYGHGIVEISRILRSEKVRIIGVAFADEAVKLRESGDTGEIFVLIPGTEYDTDLYCAYNLQASVEDFDVLKKLSHEAHSRNMTIKTHLFINTGMNRDGIKPEMALDFMNRAVELEGIDMFGILTHLAGSELEDRTFSDHQLDLFDSVLAELQNAGHSFKYIHALNSAGTLNFSDRPYNLARCGISLYGYMDYKQLSDKLNLKPILELVSKVININTVDAGDTVGYSLNYISDARRRIAVVPLGYGDGYHRVLANKAHCLINGKKFPIVGTICMDQCLIDIGDENVHIGDDVVFIGNQGEESVDAYDLANAMGTIPYEITTALKWRIPRIYL encoded by the coding sequence ATGAGATCTACAATAGCTAAGATAAATGTTGCAAATTTGAAGCATAACCTGCAAATGATGCGCCAAGTTGCTCAAAAAATGGAAATAATGCCTGTAGTCAAAGCAGATGCTTACGGACACGGTATAGTTGAAATTTCCAGAATATTACGAAGTGAAAAAGTGCGTATAATCGGCGTAGCTTTTGCAGACGAAGCCGTAAAATTAAGAGAATCGGGAGACACAGGCGAGATTTTTGTGCTAATCCCGGGAACAGAATACGATACAGATTTGTATTGTGCATATAATCTCCAAGCGTCCGTTGAAGATTTTGATGTGCTGAAAAAGCTCTCGCACGAAGCACATTCGCGAAATATGACAATCAAAACGCATTTATTCATCAACACAGGAATGAATCGCGATGGAATCAAACCTGAAATGGCATTAGATTTCATGAACCGTGCAGTTGAATTGGAGGGGATTGATATGTTCGGGATATTGACACATTTGGCAGGTTCTGAATTGGAGGACAGAACATTTTCCGACCATCAATTGGATTTGTTTGATAGTGTTCTTGCAGAGTTGCAAAATGCGGGACATAGTTTCAAATATATTCATGCTTTGAATAGCGCCGGAACATTGAATTTTTCTGATAGACCCTACAATTTGGCTCGTTGTGGCATATCACTTTACGGATATATGGATTATAAGCAATTGTCGGATAAGCTAAATTTGAAACCTATACTTGAGCTTGTTTCCAAAGTGATTAACATCAATACTGTTGACGCCGGCGATACTGTGGGCTACAGCTTAAATTATATCTCGGATGCTAGACGCAGAATTGCAGTTGTGCCGTTGGGTTATGGAGATGGCTACCATCGAGTTTTGGCAAACAAAGCTCATTGCCTGATTAATGGAAAGAAATTCCCAATAGTCGGTACAATTTGTATGGACCAATGCTTGATTGATATTGGCGACGAAAATGTCCATATTGGCGATGACGTTGTGTTTATTGGTAATCAGGGCGAAGAATCCGTTGATGCCTACGATTTGGCAAATGCAATGGGTACAATTCCGTATGAAATTACAACAGCTTTGAAATGGCGAATCCCAAGAATTTACCTTTGA
- the scpB gene encoding SMC-Scp complex subunit ScpB has product MKESNEIKQVAPFLQLNYDEQKLALEAIIFSSEVPLNTATMRKLLVTDYLSSKKQNNDDEIDQVTLNDEIAESMADDLYFENLIEEINSELDNSGRPFRIIKSGGGWLYSVKAEYGELINSVLKTKLRKRLSQASLEVLAIIAYKQPVSKPEIEQIRGVNSNEVVNSLIEKNLIKIAGRSEALGKPILYATTNDFLRTFGLNSLQELPKLKEIEEIASSDIHEPVESENEVEKDFNFNGFILPMDNELK; this is encoded by the coding sequence TTGAAAGAATCAAACGAAATAAAGCAAGTTGCACCATTTTTGCAATTGAATTATGATGAACAAAAGTTAGCTCTCGAAGCAATCATTTTTTCATCCGAAGTGCCCTTGAATACAGCCACAATGCGTAAATTATTGGTGACCGATTATTTATCATCGAAAAAGCAAAATAATGATGATGAAATTGACCAAGTTACTCTCAATGACGAGATTGCTGAATCTATGGCTGACGATTTGTATTTTGAAAATTTGATTGAGGAAATCAACTCCGAACTTGACAATTCCGGACGTCCATTCAGGATAATCAAATCGGGTGGTGGATGGCTCTATTCGGTCAAAGCGGAATATGGCGAACTCATAAACAGCGTGTTGAAGACTAAATTGCGTAAAAGACTTTCGCAGGCATCCCTCGAAGTTCTTGCTATTATTGCCTACAAGCAACCTGTTTCCAAACCTGAGATTGAACAAATCAGAGGCGTAAATTCTAATGAAGTTGTCAATTCGCTAATCGAAAAGAATCTAATAAAAATTGCAGGTAGGAGCGAGGCTCTCGGTAAGCCAATTTTATATGCCACAACAAATGATTTCCTTCGTACATTCGGTTTGAATTCACTCCAAGAATTGCCAAAATTGAAGGAAATTGAAGAAATTGCCTCATCTGACATTCATGAACCTGTCGAATCTGAAAATGAAGTTGAAAAAGACTTCAATTTCAACGGATTTATACTTCCTATGGATAATGAATTGAAATAA
- a CDS encoding GNAT family N-acetyltransferase, with product MITIRKANINDIDLIMQFIKDLAEFEKLSDAVVFDKDTISKNLFGEIRYAHCLIADYDNEAAGFVIYFFNFSTFEGKPGLYIEDLFVKEDYRGKGIGFKLFRECTKIASEKSCGRMEWSVLDWNPAREFYEKLGAKGLNDWILHRLNADNFGSITG from the coding sequence ATGATAACTATTCGAAAAGCAAATATTAACGACATTGATTTGATAATGCAATTTATCAAAGATTTGGCTGAATTCGAGAAATTAAGCGATGCAGTAGTGTTTGATAAAGATACTATATCAAAAAATTTATTTGGCGAAATTCGATATGCACATTGCTTAATTGCAGATTACGACAATGAAGCCGCCGGATTTGTAATCTATTTCTTCAATTTTTCAACTTTTGAAGGAAAACCCGGTTTATATATTGAGGATTTGTTCGTAAAAGAAGATTACAGAGGCAAGGGCATTGGTTTCAAACTTTTCCGGGAATGTACAAAAATTGCATCTGAAAAGTCTTGCGGACGAATGGAATGGAGCGTCTTAGATTGGAATCCTGCACGCGAATTTTACGAGAAACTCGGTGCCAAAGGGCTGAATGATTGGATATTGCACAGACTAAACGCAGATAATTTTGGCTCAATCACCGGTTAG
- a CDS encoding RtcB family protein, which yields MIYEINQGNIPIKLWLDDADIDSMNQAINLSNFPYAFKHIALMPDAHVGYGMPIGGVMATKDVIVPNAVGVDIGCGMCAVKTSFTHIDTANLKRILGKIREFVPLGFNHHKAMQDIAIMPSPDSVSDFDSITNRQFNSARRQLGTLGGGNHFIEIQKGSDGFIYLMIHSGSRNIGKTVAEHYNSLAKKLNEKYKEIPDKWDLAFLHLDSDDGRKYLSEMEYCVKFALANRLLMMETVQEIVVDIAGDCEFDESINIPHNFASLEEHFGEQVWVHRKGATPAYKGCIGIIPGSQGTFSYIVEGLGNPESFESSSHGAGRKIGRNRAIKELDFEEEVAKMNKRGILHGIRSSKQLDEAPGAYKDIYQVMQNQSDLVKILIELSPLAVVKA from the coding sequence ATGATATACGAAATCAATCAAGGAAATATCCCAATCAAGTTGTGGCTTGACGATGCAGACATAGATTCGATGAATCAAGCTATCAATTTGTCAAACTTCCCTTACGCTTTCAAGCACATTGCATTAATGCCCGATGCACATGTTGGGTACGGAATGCCGATTGGCGGAGTGATGGCAACTAAGGATGTCATAGTCCCAAATGCTGTCGGCGTGGATATTGGTTGCGGTATGTGTGCAGTTAAAACTTCATTCACTCATATTGATACTGCAAATTTGAAACGAATTCTTGGAAAAATCCGCGAATTTGTCCCACTTGGCTTCAATCATCACAAGGCAATGCAAGACATTGCAATTATGCCAAGTCCTGATTCAGTGTCAGATTTTGACTCAATAACAAATCGCCAATTTAATAGTGCTCGTCGCCAATTAGGCACTCTCGGAGGAGGCAATCACTTTATCGAAATCCAAAAGGGTTCTGATGGATTCATCTATTTGATGATTCATAGCGGCAGTAGGAATATTGGGAAAACTGTTGCCGAACATTACAACAGTCTTGCAAAAAAACTAAACGAAAAATATAAGGAAATCCCGGACAAATGGGATTTGGCGTTTTTGCATCTGGATAGCGATGACGGTCGCAAATATCTGAGCGAAATGGAATATTGTGTCAAATTTGCTCTGGCAAATAGATTGCTGATGATGGAAACTGTTCAGGAAATTGTCGTTGATATAGCCGGAGACTGCGAATTTGATGAATCAATAAATATTCCGCACAATTTCGCTTCGCTCGAAGAGCATTTTGGTGAACAAGTTTGGGTGCACAGAAAAGGAGCAACACCGGCTTATAAAGGCTGCATCGGCATTATTCCCGGTTCGCAAGGAACGTTTTCATATATCGTAGAGGGCTTGGGCAATCCCGAAAGCTTCGAATCAAGCTCCCATGGTGCCGGTAGAAAAATTGGAAGAAATAGAGCCATAAAGGAACTTGATTTTGAAGAAGAAGTTGCCAAGATGAATAAACGTGGCATTCTTCATGGTATCCGCTCTTCCAAGCAATTGGACGAAGCCCCGGGAGCTTATAAAGACATTTACCAAGTAATGCAAAACCAAAGTGATTTGGTCAAAATTTTGATTGAACTATCGCCATTAGCAGTTGTAAAGGCTTAA
- a CDS encoding segregation/condensation protein A yields MYKIRLPNFEGPFDLLLYFIKRDELNIYDIPIARVTSEFLEYIRIIRFFDLELAGEFILMASTLMYIKAQLLLPKPKSDSDSEVEDPRTALVQKLLEYKQMKDAAHELSLKADDNKYIFYRNLFDADKEVIEASAEYKNATLFELIKAFQKVMEKAKEVSFDHIVEMHNISAEEKANEIISQLKTKSRLSFFTLTQNQSVSHLIVTFLAILDLMKSQIIMIYQDEHFDDIIITDRTILN; encoded by the coding sequence ATGTACAAAATAAGATTACCGAATTTTGAGGGTCCTTTCGACTTGTTGCTCTATTTCATCAAGCGGGACGAGCTCAATATATATGACATTCCGATTGCGCGTGTCACATCGGAATTTTTGGAATATATCAGAATCATTCGCTTTTTCGACCTCGAATTAGCCGGAGAATTCATACTGATGGCTTCCACATTGATGTACATCAAAGCCCAACTTTTGCTCCCAAAACCCAAATCTGATTCCGATAGTGAGGTAGAAGACCCACGAACTGCATTGGTTCAGAAATTATTAGAATACAAGCAAATGAAAGATGCAGCACATGAACTAAGTCTGAAAGCTGACGATAACAAATACATTTTTTATAGAAATCTTTTCGATGCGGATAAAGAAGTTATCGAAGCAAGTGCCGAATACAAAAATGCCACTCTTTTTGAATTAATAAAAGCATTTCAAAAAGTAATGGAAAAAGCTAAAGAGGTGAGTTTCGACCACATTGTCGAGATGCACAATATCTCCGCCGAAGAAAAAGCCAATGAAATAATCTCGCAATTGAAAACTAAATCGAGATTGAGTTTTTTCACGCTAACGCAAAATCAATCCGTATCTCATCTAATCGTCACTTTTTTGGCGATTCTTGATTTGATGAAATCACAAATCATCATGATTTACCAAGATGAACACTTCGATGATATTATTATTACAGACAGGACAATATTGAATTGA
- a CDS encoding DUF6132 family protein produces the protein MQAKYIKFIALTVLGGAIGYAYYYFVGCNTGTCPITSNWHVSTLYGAVIGFIAAFPSSKKTK, from the coding sequence ATGCAAGCCAAGTATATCAAGTTTATTGCCTTGACAGTTTTGGGCGGAGCTATCGGTTATGCATACTACTACTTCGTAGGATGCAATACCGGTACATGCCCGATAACGTCAAATTGGCACGTTTCAACTCTCTATGGTGCAGTTATCGGATTTATTGCAGCTTTTCCAAGTAGCAAAAAAACGAAATAA
- a CDS encoding SEC59/DGK1/VTE5 family protein, with translation MEEIIKEQFLRENDESIEKSSKKKEKKLKENIPFEQELLRKGIHLVSLNIPILYIFVSKTFALSILIPLCILFVAIDIISKKNQAVSELMHKYFGGMLRKHEKKKKRLILNGASWVLISAVITVLVFPKIVAVVAFAILIISDMSAALIGRKFGKTKLFNKSLEGTMAFIVSALIVVSIIGFFFDGNWLYYLAGGTAAIVGGIVEAYSKKMKVDDNMSIPASVGIVMLLIDFIFNGHGASFLNMM, from the coding sequence ATGGAAGAAATTATAAAAGAACAGTTTCTGAGAGAGAATGACGAAAGTATAGAAAAGTCATCAAAGAAAAAAGAGAAAAAATTGAAGGAGAATATTCCATTCGAGCAAGAATTGCTCAGAAAGGGTATTCACTTGGTGTCCTTGAATATTCCAATTCTATACATATTTGTTTCTAAAACATTTGCCTTATCAATATTGATACCTTTGTGTATATTGTTTGTAGCGATTGATATAATTAGCAAAAAAAATCAAGCTGTTTCGGAGTTGATGCACAAATATTTTGGGGGTATGCTCAGAAAGCACGAAAAAAAGAAAAAAAGATTGATACTAAATGGTGCTTCATGGGTTTTGATATCCGCCGTTATTACCGTATTAGTGTTCCCGAAAATTGTAGCTGTTGTGGCGTTTGCTATTTTGATAATTTCCGATATGTCTGCTGCGTTGATAGGCAGGAAGTTTGGCAAAACAAAATTATTCAATAAGTCGCTCGAAGGGACTATGGCTTTTATAGTGTCGGCGCTTATAGTTGTATCGATAATCGGATTCTTTTTTGATGGTAATTGGCTTTATTATCTGGCTGGTGGGACTGCTGCCATTGTTGGCGGAATAGTCGAAGCGTACTCCAAAAAAATGAAAGTTGATGATAACATGTCAATACCTGCTTCGGTTGGGATTGTAATGCTGTTGATTGATTTTATTTTTAACGGTCACGGCGCCAGTTTCTTAAATATGATGTAA
- the ispE gene encoding 4-(cytidine 5'-diphospho)-2-C-methyl-D-erythritol kinase produces the protein MKILKKYARAKINLGLEILNKNNDGYHNINTVFKSIDLFDEMTFRLSEKEIETNLDSIIPLESNLIYIAAHKIFDIAGYEGGVRVDVKKIIPQGAGLGGGSADAASTLQALNILCDLRLSYEDLFDIAQTIGADVPYFLKYGAAEGKSRGEKLKYFSFYMPYYILLVHPAIHVSTKEAYQSLGRDENFNREMTDLPELLKTSIFDSEELKKNLVNDFEPFVFESHPELSSIKDELYKNGAIYASMSGSGSSLFGLFTKFPEVKSAESMFSSYFTHISYPGF, from the coding sequence ATGAAAATATTAAAAAAATACGCACGAGCCAAAATAAATTTAGGTCTCGAAATTTTAAATAAGAATAATGACGGATACCATAACATAAATACTGTATTCAAAAGCATTGATTTATTTGATGAAATGACTTTCCGATTAAGTGAAAAAGAAATTGAAACAAATTTGGATTCAATTATTCCTTTAGAATCTAATCTGATTTACATTGCGGCACACAAAATTTTCGATATAGCAGGCTACGAAGGTGGTGTCCGAGTTGATGTCAAGAAAATCATACCCCAAGGTGCAGGTCTTGGCGGTGGCAGTGCTGATGCTGCAAGCACTTTGCAGGCTTTGAACATACTTTGTGACTTAAGATTAAGTTATGAAGACTTATTTGATATTGCCCAAACTATCGGTGCTGATGTGCCCTATTTTTTGAAATACGGTGCTGCTGAAGGCAAATCGCGAGGAGAGAAGCTGAAATACTTCAGCTTCTATATGCCATATTATATTCTGCTCGTGCATCCTGCAATTCACGTATCAACAAAAGAGGCTTACCAATCATTAGGACGAGATGAAAATTTCAACCGTGAAATGACTGATTTGCCAGAATTGTTGAAAACTTCAATTTTTGATTCTGAAGAGTTGAAAAAAAATTTAGTGAATGACTTTGAGCCTTTCGTTTTTGAAAGTCATCCAGAATTATCAAGCATAAAAGACGAACTATACAAAAATGGAGCAATATATGCTTCAATGTCCGGTTCGGGTTCTTCACTATTTGGATTGTTCACTAAATTTCCCGAAGTAAAATCGGCTGAATCCATGTTTAGCAGCTACTTTACACATATCAGCTACCCGGGTTTTTAA